The sequence ATTGTCTTGTCCTATAATTGAAAAGTTGGCTATTCTCTTTTCTTCAATAACTTTAAAGGTAGTTTGTAACACTTTTTTAAGACCTTGCCCTAATACTGCTATTTGGGGAATGACAGGGGCACCTAATAGTTGTGATAGTTTATCTACATCTATTTCTATGCCTTTACGCTTAGCTACATCAAGCATATTAAGTACAAAGACTATTGGTATTTTGTATTCTAAAACTTGAAAAGCTAAGTTTAAATTCCTTTCTAAATTTGTGGAATCTAAAACAAAAATAATGCCATCAGCTCCTTGATTTAGGAAGTCCTTGGCAATTTTTTCTGCTTCAGAGGTCACATCTAGGGAATAAGTACCAGGAACATCAATTAATGTTCCCTTTTTATCATTAAATGAAATTGTACCTATAGTATAAGTAACTGTTGTACCTGGATAGTTGGCTGCTAGGGCATCTAAACCGGTTAATTTGGAAAAAATAACGCTTTTTCCCACATTGGGGTTACCCATTAACAGTATTTTATATTTATAATTATCTGATGCCATTTATATTGCCTCCTTGATTTCTTCAAGTTCTTGGATGATAATATTTTCCGCTATTGATTTATCTATAGCTACTTTTCTATCATCAATTTGAATAATCATTGGCCCGCCAAAGGGTTGTTTAACTTTACATAAAAAACACTTACCTTTTCTTACTCCTAATGCTTCTAAAAGGGTATTTGAAGGAGTATTTATTATAACACCACGGCAGTTAGTTTTCATGTTATATAGACACATTAAGCATACCTCCTTAATGAAAAAATTCACAATAGTTTGGAAGGAATGAAAATCATTCTCACTTTCTATTGTAAGTAATCTGTAATTAAAAGTCAATAATAATTTATTGAGTTTATAAGTATACAAGCTTATATTTTTTTGCTAAAATTAAAACATAAATTTTTAAGGTTTAGGTAAAATTGTATTAATAAAATAATTATATTTTGGGGGGGTTACAATGATAGAATTACAAAAAATGATTTCTGTTTTAGAGGGTGTAGAAACTTTAAACTATAATAATATTTTAGTTAAAGGCATTGCTTATCATACTGATAGGGTGGAAGAGGGATATCTATT comes from Anaerobranca gottschalkii DSM 13577 and encodes:
- a CDS encoding FeoA family protein, whose product is MCLYNMKTNCRGVIINTPSNTLLEALGVRKGKCFLCKVKQPFGGPMIIQIDDRKVAIDKSIAENIIIQELEEIKEAI